A genomic window from Gemmatimonadaceae bacterium includes:
- a CDS encoding DUF58 domain-containing protein: MTHAATGPLRPDLMDPRTLAALGRLEVISRWLVDGVMTGLHRSPKKGFSVEFAEHRPYQPGDDLRFMDWKVAARADKWLIKQYEEETNLRATLVLDVSKSMDWASAPTLLTKRRYAEQVVAALALLLLRQRDAVGLIRFDDAVRTSMPPASRQLQFTRIVAALGASAAGPGSDAGGALRQAAQLVKRRGMVVLVSDLLVEPDEAEDAVRVLRAQGHDVVVLHLLDPAERSFAMPTGEALFVDPEQGDSLAATPSEVREAYAETVAVALDEWRARFAASGASYQPVLTSEPFGVPLRHAFARRQRQP; encoded by the coding sequence ATGACCCACGCTGCAACGGGCCCCCTCCGGCCCGACCTGATGGACCCACGGACCCTCGCGGCGCTCGGACGCCTCGAGGTCATCTCGCGTTGGCTCGTGGACGGCGTGATGACGGGCCTGCATCGCTCGCCCAAGAAGGGCTTCTCGGTGGAGTTCGCCGAGCATCGGCCCTATCAGCCCGGTGACGACCTCCGCTTTATGGACTGGAAGGTCGCCGCCCGCGCCGACAAGTGGCTCATCAAGCAATACGAGGAAGAGACGAACCTCCGTGCGACGCTCGTCCTCGACGTCTCCAAGTCGATGGACTGGGCCTCGGCCCCGACGCTGCTCACCAAACGTCGCTACGCCGAGCAGGTGGTGGCGGCCCTCGCCCTGCTGCTCCTGCGTCAGCGCGACGCCGTCGGCCTGATTCGCTTTGACGACGCGGTGCGAACCTCGATGCCGCCCGCGTCGCGACAGCTGCAGTTCACGCGCATTGTCGCGGCGCTGGGTGCGTCCGCGGCTGGCCCGGGGTCCGACGCCGGTGGCGCGCTGCGCCAGGCGGCGCAACTGGTGAAGCGCCGCGGGATGGTCGTGCTGGTCTCAGACCTGCTCGTGGAGCCGGACGAGGCAGAGGACGCCGTGCGCGTGCTCCGTGCCCAAGGCCACGACGTTGTCGTGCTGCACCTCCTCGATCCGGCCGAGCGGAGCTTCGCGATGCCCACCGGCGAGGCGCTGTTCGTGGATCCCGAGCAGGGCGATTCGCTCGCCGCGACGCCCTCGGAAGTGCGCGAGGCCTACGCGGAGACGGTCGCCGTCGCGCTGGACGAGTGGCGGGCCCGGTTCGCGGCCTCAGGCGCGAGCTATCAACCGGTGCTCACCTCCGAACCCTTCGGGGTCCCGTTGCGACACGCCTTCGCGCGGCGGCAACGGCAACCGTGA
- a CDS encoding VWA domain-containing protein produces MSFLAPWALLLAAAAAVPLLLHLLRRRTGTRVDFPAVRYLLRAEKEHAREVRLRNLLLMLVRVGIVLAVALALAQPVGPLPGFGHPPTAVAIVLDNSASTGAVGADGPALRALVRASRRVVAAAGRNDEVTLLTADGIVRFAAPSVLDAALDSLLPMDGAGDISTALRRAEAILAASALPERTTVLITDAQASTWRGVELPADAAPRRVFVPREPPPANRGIATLLVEPPYWSPRGGVRATLSGDSASWRLEVDGRTVARGRSGDGAAIVARAQSAARGWIPGVLELDADEFRADDRRFFAVHVGDAPAVSADASSQFLRGAVAALADAGRVRSGNAVLVGVAERARRPGVFFAPSNPLQLADANRALARAGIPWRYGARQSGPAPLRGSDVDGARALTWYALERVPGASVSDTLARVGAAPWAVAGDGYVLVASPADPEATDLVLRAAFVPWLDRLIAERLGSAAGVARDVGPGAMVTVPAGVDALEAPDSSRRALTAGSTVRAPLEAGVYFWRRGGARAGALVVNLEPAESDLRRLPSDSLAVLLGAESVAETPEQLARAAFTAGARRALATPLLFTALVLLLLESWLARRGHTGRDPD; encoded by the coding sequence GTGAGTTTCCTCGCACCCTGGGCATTGTTGCTGGCGGCCGCGGCCGCCGTGCCGTTGCTGTTGCACCTGCTGCGCCGGCGCACCGGCACCCGCGTGGACTTTCCCGCCGTGCGCTACCTGTTGCGCGCCGAGAAGGAGCACGCGCGTGAGGTGCGCCTGCGCAACCTGCTGCTGATGCTCGTGCGCGTGGGCATCGTGCTCGCGGTCGCGCTGGCGCTGGCGCAGCCGGTGGGGCCGCTGCCAGGCTTCGGTCATCCGCCGACCGCCGTGGCCATCGTGCTCGACAACTCGGCGTCCACCGGCGCCGTGGGCGCGGATGGGCCGGCGTTGCGTGCGCTCGTGCGGGCAAGCCGGCGCGTGGTCGCCGCGGCCGGACGCAATGACGAAGTCACGTTGCTCACGGCCGACGGCATCGTGCGATTCGCCGCACCGAGCGTGCTCGACGCCGCGCTCGACTCACTCCTGCCGATGGACGGCGCAGGCGATATCAGCACGGCACTGCGGCGCGCCGAGGCCATCCTCGCCGCGAGCGCGTTGCCCGAACGCACAACGGTGCTGATCACGGACGCACAGGCATCAACCTGGAGAGGCGTGGAACTCCCCGCCGACGCCGCGCCGCGCCGCGTCTTCGTGCCGCGCGAGCCTCCGCCAGCCAACCGTGGCATCGCGACGCTGCTGGTGGAGCCGCCCTACTGGAGCCCGCGCGGCGGCGTACGCGCCACGCTCAGCGGTGACTCGGCATCGTGGCGTCTCGAAGTCGACGGGCGCACGGTTGCGCGCGGTCGCAGCGGCGACGGCGCCGCCATCGTCGCCCGCGCGCAGTCGGCCGCTCGTGGATGGATCCCCGGCGTGCTGGAGCTCGATGCCGATGAGTTCCGGGCCGATGACCGTCGCTTCTTCGCCGTGCACGTCGGCGATGCGCCGGCCGTCTCGGCGGACGCGAGCAGCCAGTTCCTGCGCGGCGCCGTGGCCGCCCTCGCCGACGCCGGACGCGTGCGCAGCGGCAATGCCGTCTTGGTCGGTGTAGCCGAGCGCGCGCGCCGGCCGGGTGTGTTCTTTGCGCCGAGCAATCCGCTGCAGCTCGCCGACGCCAATCGCGCGCTGGCGCGAGCCGGTATTCCGTGGCGCTACGGGGCACGGCAGTCTGGGCCTGCGCCGCTGCGTGGATCCGATGTAGATGGCGCGCGTGCACTCACTTGGTACGCCTTGGAGCGAGTGCCGGGGGCGAGCGTCAGCGACACACTCGCGCGCGTGGGTGCCGCGCCGTGGGCAGTGGCGGGCGATGGATACGTGCTCGTGGCGTCCCCGGCGGACCCTGAGGCCACCGACTTGGTACTGCGCGCGGCCTTCGTGCCGTGGCTGGACCGCTTGATCGCCGAGCGTCTGGGCTCGGCCGCTGGCGTGGCCCGCGATGTGGGCCCCGGTGCGATGGTCACGGTGCCCGCAGGCGTGGACGCGCTGGAAGCGCCGGATAGCTCGCGTCGCGCACTCACGGCCGGGTCAACTGTGCGTGCGCCCCTTGAAGCGGGTGTGTATTTCTGGCGTCGCGGCGGTGCGCGAGCGGGCGCCTTGGTCGTGAATCTCGAGCCCGCGGAGTCCGACCTCCGCCGTCTGCCCTCCGATTCGCTGGCCGTGCTGCTTGGCGCCGAGTCCGTGGCGGAGACGCCTGAACAGCTCGCCCGCGCCGCCTTCACCGCCGGGGCGCGCCGCGCCCTCGCGACTCCGTTGCTCTTCACGGCGCTGGTGCTGCTCCTGCTCGAGTCCTGGCTCGCGCGACGCGGACACACCGGCCGCGACCCCGACTGA